From Nicotiana tabacum cultivar K326 chromosome 15, ASM71507v2, whole genome shotgun sequence, the proteins below share one genomic window:
- the LOC107793304 gene encoding type I inositol polyphosphate 5-phosphatase 13-like, translating to MEDKFEDDEKHALEGLSEIPPPRRKAHSYSHQLRTNTGTHHKRHHQIRKHSLDDDYMPNSINNSGLYEDSSDDEGFYPYSTNSNIINSGVVSSSAAAASGPVVGGSDRQDFHLMSQNFAGLGVIPDCLDDDQQLPLPEFAATGGGVGMFKVPTRAAVHPSRPTCHELRPHPLRESQVGRFLRTIACTETQLWAGQECGVRVWNFSDQYEAGLGINGRAKRGDEDAAPFYESVNTSPAICLTVDSGSKLVWTGHKDGKIRSWRMDQPNSDDSPFKEGLSWQAHRGPVLSMVISSYGYIWSGSEGGIIKVWPWESVEKSLSLSPEEKHMAALLVERSAIDLRSLVTVNGVCNISSSEVKCLLSDHVRAKVWAAGSLSFSLWDARSRELLKVYNVEGMIENRVDISSVQDQSTEDDLNVKFVSKSKKEKSQGSSFLQRSRNAIMGAADAVRRVATKGAFVEDSKKTEALVLAADGMIWSGCSSGLLVQWDGNGNRLQDFHHHRCAVLCLCAHGSRIWVGYVSGMVQALDLDGNLLAGWVAHNGPVIKMAVGNDYMFSLANHGGIRGWNLTSPGPIDNILRPELAEKEYSYTSQENLRVLVGTWNVGQGRASQEALATWLGSTVSDVGIVVIGLQEVEMGAGFLAMSAAKETVGLEGSSVGQWWQDAIGKALNEGSTFERVGSRQLAALLIAIWVRKSIRTHVGDLDVGAVACGIGRAIGNKGGVGLRLRVFDRIMCFTNCHFAAHLEAVNRRNADFNHIFRTMVFTKSSNLLTNSAAGVSSSAQMLRGANAAQINPDEGKPELAEADLVIFCGDFNYRLFGISYDEARDFVSQRCFDWLREKDQLRAEMKAGKVFQGMREAIIRFPPTYKFERGKPGLGGYDSGEKKRIPAWCDRVLYRDNRATPSTECSLQCPVVSSIIQYEACMEVTESDHKPVRCKFNVEIAHVDRSVRRQEFGKIFQCNEKIKSSLQEFRYIPETIVSTSQIVLQNQDTYSLRISSRSREDKLFFQITCGGQSTVKEDEQQSEYRSRGSFGFPRWLEVTPAAGIIKPDQAAEILIRHEEFNKLEDTVDGIPQSWWREDTRDKEVILLINVTASRSTEARTHKVHVRHSFSANAVRTTSKSSSRRSQGGGSSHHRSALRHVGSGSEMMTDNESFRGPR from the exons ATGGAGGACAAATTTGAAGACGACGAGAAGCATGCATTAGAAGGTCTAAGCGAAATCCCACCACCAAGAAGAAAAGCTCATTCCTACAGCCACCAACTCAGAACAAACACAGGAACACATCACAAACGCCACCACCAAATCCGCAAACACAGTCTTGACGATGATTACATGCCAAACAGCATTAACAACTCCGGTTTATACGAGGATTCGTCCGATGATGAAGGTTTTTATCCTTATTCTACAAATTCCAACATTATAAATAGCGGTGTTGTTAGCAGTAGTGCTGCTGCTGCTTCGGGCCCTGTTGTTGGTGGAAGTGATCGCCAAGATTTTCATTTGATGAGTCAGAATTTTGCTGGGCTTGGTGTGATTCCTGATTGCTTGGATGACGATCAACAGCTTCCTTTGCCGGAATTCGCCGCAACAGGTGGTGGTGTTGGAATGTTTAAGGTTCCTACTCGTGCTGCTGTACATCCTTCTCGTCCAACTTGCCATGAATTGAGACCTCACCCCCTTAGAGAATCCCAG GTTGGGAGATTTTTAAGGACCATTGCCTGCACAGAGACACAACTATGGGCAGGACAAGAATGTGGTGTAAGAGTATGGAATTTTTCGGATCAATATGAAGCCGGACTGGGAATTAATGGAAGGGCAAAGAGAGGAGATGAGGATGCTGCACCATTTTACGAGTCAGTAAATACATCACCTGCAATATGCTTGACCGTCGATAGCGGGAGTAAGCTGGTGTGGACTGGACATAAGGATGGAAAGATTAGATCGTGGAGGATGGACCAACCTAATTCTGATGATTCTCCTTTTAAGGAAGGACTCTCTTGGCAGGCTCATCGCGGTCCAGTTCTCTCAATGGTCATATCTTCTTATG GTTATATATGGTCTGGATCTGAGGGTGGTATCATAAAGGTATGGCCATGGGAATCTGTTGAAAAATCCCTTTCTTTATCAccagaagaaaaacacatggctGCTTTACTCGTGGAGAGGTCAGCAATTGACCTTAGGAGCCTAGTTACGGTTAATGGTGTATGTAACATCTCATCATCTGAGGTAAAGTGTCTGTTATCTGATCATGTAAGGGCAAAAGTGTGGGCAGCTGGTTCTTTATCCTTCTCACTATG GGATGCACGGAGTAGGGAACTCCTGAAAGTTTATAATGTAGAAGGTATGATTGAGAACCGGGTTGATATATCATCAGTGCAAGACCAATCAACGGAAGATGATCTGAATGTTAAGTTTGTCtccaaatcaaaaaaagaaaagtcacaaggaAGTAGCTTTTTGCAGCGGTCACGTAATGCTATAATGGGAGCTGCAGATGCTGTTCGTCGAGTTGCGACAAAGGGGGCATTTGTAGAAGATAGTAAGAAAACAGAGGCTCTTGTGCTTGCAGCTGATGGGATGATTTGGAGTGGATGTTCAAGTGGCTTACTTGTGCAGTGGGATGGGAATGGCAACCGTTTGCAAGATTTTCATCACCACCGTTGTGCAGTTCTGTGCTTATGCGCTCATGGTTCTCGAATCTGGGTTGGCTATGTAAGTGGTATGGTACAGGCATTGGACCTTGACGGGAATTTGCTAGCTGGTTGGGTTGCACACAATGGGCCTGTAATAAAAATGGCAGTTGGGAATGACTATATGTTTAGCTTGGCAAATCATGGTGGTATTCGTGGATGGAACCTTACGTCTCCAGGACCTATTGACAACATATTACGACCAGAATTAGCCGAGAAAGAATATTCATACACGAGTCAAGAAAATCTCAGGGTTCTGGTTGGCACCTGGAATGTCGGCCAAGGAAGAGCCTCGCAAGAAGCACTTGCCACATGGTTGGGTTCTACAGTTTCAGATGTCGGGATTGTAGTTATTGGGTTgcaagaagtagaaatgggagcaGGATTTCTTGCTATGTCTGCTGCAAAAGAAACG GTAGGACTAGAAGGAAGTTCTGTTGGACAATGGTGGCAGGATGCTATAGGGAAGGCATTGAACGAAGGATCAACTTTTGAACGAGTAGGATCAAGGCAACTAGCTGCCTTGCTTATTGCTATATG GGTTAGAAAATCTATTAGGACTCATGTGGGGGACCTTGATGTTGGAGCAGTTGCATGTGGAATTGGACGTGCAATTGGTAATAAG GGTGGAGTTGGTTTGAGGTTAAGAGTTTTTGATCGAATAATGTGCTTTACAAACTGTCACTTTGCTGCACATTTAGAAGCAGTCAACCGTCGCAATGCTGATTTTAACCATATATTTAGAACAATGGTTTTCACCAAATCCTCCAACCTTCTAACTAATTCTGCTG CTGGTGTCTCATCTTCTGCTCAGATGCTTCGCGGTGCAAAT GCTGCACAAATTAATCCTGATGAGGGAAAACCCGAGCTTGCTGAAGCTGACTTGGTGATATTCTGTGGTGATTTCAATTATCGTCTTTTTGGAATATCTTATGATGAAGCAAGGGACTTTGTTTCGCAAAGATGCTTCGATTGGCTTCGTGAAAAAGATCAGTTGAGAGCAGAAATGAAAGCTGGTAAGGTTTTCCAAGGGATGCGGGAAGCAATCATAAGATTTCCTCCGACGTACAAGTTTGAAAGAGGAAAACCAGGATTAGGAG gATATGATTCTGGGGAGAAAAAACGAATTCCAGCTTGGTGTGACCGAGTACTATATCGAGACAACAGGGCAACTCCATCCACAGAATGCAGTTTACAATGCCCCGTAGTTTCTTCCATTATACA GTATGAGGCTTGCATGGAAGTGACAGAAAGTGATCATAAACCGGTAAGGTGTAAGTTTAATGTTGAAATAGCCCATGTTGATAGATCAGTAAGGAGACAAGAATTTGGGAAGATTTTCCAGTGCAATGAAAAAATCAAGTCTTCACTACAAGAATTTCGTTATATTCCTGAAACGATTGTTAGCACGAGCCAGATAGTCCTTCAGAATCAAGACACATACAGCTTAAGAATCAGCAGTAGAAGCAGAGAAGACAAACTTTTCTTCCAGATAACCTGTGGAGGTCAATCCACCGTCAAAGAGGATGAACAACAATCAGAGTATCGTTCCAGAGGTTCCTTCGGTTTTCCCCGGTGGCTTGAG GTCACACCTGCTGCTGGCATCATCAAACCGGATCAAGCTGCTGAAATCTTGATACGTCATGAAGAGTTCAACAAATTAGAAGACACTGTTGATGGAATTCCACAAAGCTGGTGGCGTGAGGACACCAGAGATAAGGAGGTGATTTTGCTGATCAATGTGACAGCCAGTCGCTCGACAGAGGCAAGAACGCATAAAGTGCATGTTCGCCACAGCTTCTCAGCTAATGCAGTTCGCACGACTTCAAAAAGCAGTTCGAGAAGAAGTCAAGGTGGTGGTAGCTCCCACCACAGATCTGCACTTAGACATGTAGGAAGTGGCTCTGAAATGATGACTGACAATGAAAGCTTTCGGGGTCCTAGATAG
- the LOC107793305 gene encoding LOW QUALITY PROTEIN: ankyrin repeat-containing protein At5g02620 (The sequence of the model RefSeq protein was modified relative to this genomic sequence to represent the inferred CDS: inserted 1 base in 1 codon), giving the protein MEKQQSFRNGVMENQKSIRIVMERQVSFDVEKKRDKESPGKRGDSPLHLAARIGNLGKVKQLIEKFDGKGIKSLLSLQNQQGETALYVAAENGHTLVVAEMLKYLDLQIASFVANNGYDAFQVAAKQGHLEILKELLHSFPNLIMATDSSNSTALHTAAAQGHTDVVNLLLEIDLNLAKIARNNGKTVLHTAARMGRLEIVKSLLSRDPEIGLRTDSKGQSALHMAVKGQNVDIVRELIKPNPAVLALEDNKGNRALHIATKKGRAQMVQCLISGECIDLNATNKAGETALDIAEKFGMPELVSILKVVGATHSKDHGKAPSNAKQLKQTVSDIRHDVQSQLQQSRQTGFKVRKIAKKVKKLHISGLNNAINNATVVAVLIATVAFAAIFTVPGQYVEHKTDGVSLGEAHIARKAAFIIFFLFDSMALFISIAVVVXQTSLVVIEPRAKKLLVFWINRLMWAACLFISVSFISLSYVVVGSKERWLAIYATAIGSIIMLTTIGSMCYCVVRHRLEESKMRSIRSTGTHSHSYAMSVVSDTEIYAENYKRMYAV; this is encoded by the exons ATGGAAAAACAACAGAGTTTTCGAAATGGGGTGATGGAAAATCAGAAAAGTATTAGGATAGTAATGGAGAGGCAAGTTAGTTTTGATGTTGAGAAGAAAAGGGATAAAGAATCACCGGGAAAACGAGGGGATTCACCTCTTCATCTTGCAGCTAGAATAGGGAATTTAGGAAAAGTGAAACAACTTATTGAGAAATTTGATGGAAAAGGCATCAAAAGTTTGCTATCTTTGCAAAACCAACAGGGTGAGACTGCATTATATGTTGCTGCTGAAAATGGCCACACTTTAGTTGTTGCTGAGATGTTGAAATATTTGGACCTTCAAATTGCTTCTTTTGTTGCAAATAATGGCTATGATGCATTCCAAGTTGCAGCAAAGCAAGGTCATCTTG AGATACTGAAGGAACTATTGCATTCATTTCCAAACCTGATTATGGCGACAGATTCATCCAATTCTACAGCCCTACATACAGCAGCTGCTCAGGGACACACTGATGTGGTAAATCTGCTTCTGGAGATTGATTTGAACCTTGCTAAGATAGCTCGGAACAATGGGAAGACTGTGCTGCATACAGCAGCAAGAATGGGCCGCTTGGAAATAGTTAAATCTCTTCTGAGCAGAGATCCTGAGATTGGCCTTAGAACAGATAGTAAAGGCCAAAGTGCCCTGCACATGGCTGTAAAGGGACAAAATGTTGACATTGTGCGCGAATTAATCAAACCGAATCCTGCTGTATTGGCTTTGGAAGATAACAAAGGAAACAGAGCTCTTCACATTGCAACAAAAAAGGGACGGGCACAG ATGGTACAGTGTCTGATATCAGGTGAATGCATCGATCTGAATGCCACTAATAAAGCTGGAGAAACGGCTCTTGATATTGCTGAAAAGTTTGGAATGCCAGAGCTTGTTTCCATTTTGAAGGTGGTGGGAGCTACCCATTCCAAAGATCACGGAAAGGCCCCAAGCAATGCTAAGCAACTCAAGCAGACTGTCAGTGATATAAGACATGATGTGCAGTCCCAACTCCAACAGAGTCGACAGACAGGCTTCAAAGTACGGAAAATTGCAAAGAAGGTGAAGAAGCTGCACATTAGTGGCCTCAACAATGCCATCAACAATGCTACAGTGGTTGCTGTCCTTATTGCTACTGTCGCTTTTGCTGCCATCTTCACTGTGCCTGGTCAGTATGTTGAACACAAAACAGATGGGGTTTCACTCGGTGAAGCACACATAGCTAGGAAAGCGGCATTCATAATCTTCTTCTTGTTTGACAGTATGGCCTTGTTTATTTCCATTGCTGTTGTCG GTCAGACCTCTCTGGTTGTGATTGAACCGAGAGCAAAGAAGCTACTCGTGTTTTGGATAAACAGGCTCATGTGGGCAGCTTGTCTCTTCATCTCAGTTTCCTTTATTTCGCTTTCTTATGTGGTGGTCGGATCTAAAGAAAGATGGCTTGCTATCTATGCAACTGCGATTGGTAGCATCATAATGCTCACTACTATTGGCTCTATGTGCTACTGTGTGGTTCGACATAGGCTAGAAGAGTCAAAGATGAGAAGCATAAGAAGTACTGGGACTCATTCACATTCGTACGCAATGTCTGTGGTATCAGATACAGAGATTTACGCTGAAAACTACAAGAGGATGTATGCAGTATAG